A region from the Prionailurus viverrinus isolate Anna chromosome E2, UM_Priviv_1.0, whole genome shotgun sequence genome encodes:
- the RELB gene encoding transcription factor RelB isoform X4: protein MGAPDAPTSRVIRSWTDELVFASPAEIIDEYIKENGFGLEGAQPGPGEGLPRLVSRGAASLSTVTLGPAAPPPPATPPPWGCPLGRILPPAPGPGPRPHLVITEQPKQRGMRFRYECEGRSAGSILGESSTEASKTLPAIELRDCGGLREVEVTACLVWKDWPHRVHPHSLVGKDCTDGVCRVRLRPHVSPRHSFNNLGIQCVRKKEIEAAIERKIQLGIDPYNAGSLKNHQEVDMNVVRICFQASYRDQQGQMRRMDPVLSEPVYDKKSTNTSELRICRINKESGPCTGGEELYLLCDKVQKEDISVVFSRASWEGRADFSQADVHRQIAIVFKTPPYEDLEIVEPVTVNVFLQRLTDGVCSEPLPFTYLPRDHDSYGVDKKRKRGMPDVLGELNSSDPHGIESKRRRKKPAFLDHFLPNHGSGPFLPPSALLPDTDFFPGPVSLPGLEPPGGPDLLDDSFAYDDATAPTLFTMLDMLPPAPPLASAVTGNGAAGPTVGEPSGPEPMTLDSYQAPGPGDGGTASLVGSNMFPNQYREVGFGGGLLSPGPEAT from the exons ATGGGGGCCCCAGATGCCCCTACCTCCCGGGTGATTAGGAGCTGGACAG ATGAATTGG TTTTTGCTTCTCCCGCAGAGATCATCGACGAGTACATCAAGGAGAACGGCTTTGGCCTGGAGGGGGCGCAGCCGGGCCCGGGCGAGGGACTGCCGCGCCTGGTGTCTCGCGGGGCCGCCTCCCTGAGCACCGTCACCCTGGGCCCcgcggcgcccccgcccccggccacgCCGCCGCCCTGGGGCTGTCCCCTGGGCCGGATCCTgcccccggccccgggccccgggccacGGCCGCACCTGGTCATCACGGAGCAGCCCAAACAGCGCGGCATGCGCTTCCGCTACGAGTGTGAGGGCCGCTCGGCCGGCAGCATCCTCGGGGAGAGCAGCACGGAGGCGAGCAAGACGCTGCCCGCCATCGAG CTCCGGGATTGTGGAGGGCTTCGGGAGGTGGAGGTGACCGCCTGCCTGGTGTGGAAGGATTGGCCTCACCGAGTCCACCCCCACAGCCTCGTGGGGAAAGACTGCACCGACGGCGTCTGCAGGGTGAGGCTCCGGCCTCATGTCAGCCCCCGGCACAG cTTTAACAATCTGGGCATCCAGTGTGTGAGGAAGAAGGAGATTGAAGCCGCCATTGAGCGGAAGATTCAGCTGGGCATCGACCCCTACAATG CTGGGTCCCTGAAGAACCATCAAGAGGTGGACATGAATGTCGTGAGGATTTGCTTCCAGGCCTCATATAGGGACCAGCAGGGACAGATGCGCCGGATGGACCCTGTGCTCTCTGAGCCCGTCTATGACAAGA AGTCCACAAACACGTCAGAGCTGCGGATTTGCCGAATTAACAAGGAGAGCGGGCCGTGCACGGGGGGCGAGGAGCTCTATCTGCTGTGCGACAAGGTGCAGAAAG AGGATATATCGGTGGTGTTCAGCAGGGCCTCCTGGGAAGGCCGGGCAGACTTCTCCCAGGCCGATGTGCACCGCCAGATCGCCATTGTGTTCAAGACACCGCCCTATGAGGACCTGGAAATCGTTGAGCCTGTGACCGTGAACGTCTTCCTGCAGCGGCTCACCGACGGGGTCTGCAGTGAGCCTCTGCCCTTCACGTACCTGCCTCGGGACCATG ACAGCTACGGAGTGGACAAGAAGCGGAAACGGGGGATGCCGGACGTCCTTGGGGAGCTGAACAGCTCCG ACCCCCATGGCATCGAGAGCAAACGGCGGAGGAAAAAGCCGGCCTTCCTGGATCACTTCCTGCCCAACCACGGCTCAG GCCCGTTCCTCCCGCCGTCAGCCCTGCTGCCGGATACAGACTTCTTCCCTGGCCCCGTGTCCCTACCCGGCCTGGAGCCCCCAGGGGGGCCGGACCTCCTGGACGACAGCTTTGCCTACGACGACGCCACAGCCCCCACACTCTTCACCATGCTGGACATGTTGCCCCCGGCGCCGCCACTCGCCAGCGCTGTCACGGGCAACGGGGCTGCAGGGCCCACTGTTGGAGAGCCTTCCGGCCCCGAGCCAATGACACTGGACTCAtaccaggccccaggccccgggGACGGGGGCACTGCCAGCCTTGTGGGCAGCAACATGTTCCCCAACCAGTACCGCGAGGTCGGATTTGGGGGAGGGCTCCTGTCCCCGGGGCCCGAGGCCACGTAG
- the RELB gene encoding transcription factor RelB isoform X5: MPSRRVARPSAAPELGALGSADLSSLSLAVSRTTDELVFASPAEIIDEYIKENGFGLEGAQPGPGEGLPRLVSRGAASLSTVTLGPAAPPPPATPPPWGCPLGRILPPAPGPGPRPHLVITEQPKQRGMRFRYECEGRSAGSILGESSTEASKTLPAIELRDCGGLREVEVTACLVWKDWPHRVHPHSLVGKDCTDGVCRVRLRPHVSPRHSFNNLGIQCVRKKEIEAAIERKIQLGIDPYNAGSLKNHQEVDMNVVRICFQASYRDQQGQMRRMDPVLSEPVYDKKSTNTSELRICRINKESGPCTGGEELYLLCDKVQKEDISVVFSRASWEGRADFSQADVHRQIAIVFKTPPYEDLEIVEPVTVNVFLQRLTDGVCSEPLPFTYLPRDHDSYGVDKKRKRGMPDVLGELNSSDPHGIESKRRRKKPAFLDHFLPNHGSGPFLPPSALLPDTDFFPGPVSLPGLEPPGGPDLLDDSFAYDDATAPTLFTMLDMLPPAPPLASAVTGNGAAGPTVGEPSGPEPMTLDSYRGPRPRSPEVLEERGAGRGGK, translated from the exons ATGCCGAGTCGCCGCGTCGCCAGACCGTCCGCTGCGCCGGAGCTGGGGGCCTTGG ggTCCGCTGACCTCTCCTCGCTCTCGCTCGCCGTTTCCAGGACCACGG ATGAATTGG TTTTTGCTTCTCCCGCAGAGATCATCGACGAGTACATCAAGGAGAACGGCTTTGGCCTGGAGGGGGCGCAGCCGGGCCCGGGCGAGGGACTGCCGCGCCTGGTGTCTCGCGGGGCCGCCTCCCTGAGCACCGTCACCCTGGGCCCcgcggcgcccccgcccccggccacgCCGCCGCCCTGGGGCTGTCCCCTGGGCCGGATCCTgcccccggccccgggccccgggccacGGCCGCACCTGGTCATCACGGAGCAGCCCAAACAGCGCGGCATGCGCTTCCGCTACGAGTGTGAGGGCCGCTCGGCCGGCAGCATCCTCGGGGAGAGCAGCACGGAGGCGAGCAAGACGCTGCCCGCCATCGAG CTCCGGGATTGTGGAGGGCTTCGGGAGGTGGAGGTGACCGCCTGCCTGGTGTGGAAGGATTGGCCTCACCGAGTCCACCCCCACAGCCTCGTGGGGAAAGACTGCACCGACGGCGTCTGCAGGGTGAGGCTCCGGCCTCATGTCAGCCCCCGGCACAG cTTTAACAATCTGGGCATCCAGTGTGTGAGGAAGAAGGAGATTGAAGCCGCCATTGAGCGGAAGATTCAGCTGGGCATCGACCCCTACAATG CTGGGTCCCTGAAGAACCATCAAGAGGTGGACATGAATGTCGTGAGGATTTGCTTCCAGGCCTCATATAGGGACCAGCAGGGACAGATGCGCCGGATGGACCCTGTGCTCTCTGAGCCCGTCTATGACAAGA AGTCCACAAACACGTCAGAGCTGCGGATTTGCCGAATTAACAAGGAGAGCGGGCCGTGCACGGGGGGCGAGGAGCTCTATCTGCTGTGCGACAAGGTGCAGAAAG AGGATATATCGGTGGTGTTCAGCAGGGCCTCCTGGGAAGGCCGGGCAGACTTCTCCCAGGCCGATGTGCACCGCCAGATCGCCATTGTGTTCAAGACACCGCCCTATGAGGACCTGGAAATCGTTGAGCCTGTGACCGTGAACGTCTTCCTGCAGCGGCTCACCGACGGGGTCTGCAGTGAGCCTCTGCCCTTCACGTACCTGCCTCGGGACCATG ACAGCTACGGAGTGGACAAGAAGCGGAAACGGGGGATGCCGGACGTCCTTGGGGAGCTGAACAGCTCCG ACCCCCATGGCATCGAGAGCAAACGGCGGAGGAAAAAGCCGGCCTTCCTGGATCACTTCCTGCCCAACCACGGCTCAG GCCCGTTCCTCCCGCCGTCAGCCCTGCTGCCGGATACAGACTTCTTCCCTGGCCCCGTGTCCCTACCCGGCCTGGAGCCCCCAGGGGGGCCGGACCTCCTGGACGACAGCTTTGCCTACGACGACGCCACAGCCCCCACACTCTTCACCATGCTGGACATGTTGCCCCCGGCGCCGCCACTCGCCAGCGCTGTCACGGGCAACGGGGCTGCAGGGCCCACTGTTGGAGAGCCTTCCGGCCCCGAGCCAATGACACTGGACTCAta CCGGGGCCCGAGGCCACGTAGCCCCGAGGTGCTGGAGGAGAGAGGCGCTGGGCGGGGAGGGAAGTAG
- the RELB gene encoding transcription factor RelB isoform X2: protein MPSRRVARPSAAPELGALGSADLSSLSLAVSRTTDELEIIDEYIKENGFGLEGAQPGPGEGLPRLVSRGAASLSTVTLGPAAPPPPATPPPWGCPLGRILPPAPGPGPRPHLVITEQPKQRGMRFRYECEGRSAGSILGESSTEASKTLPAIELRDCGGLREVEVTACLVWKDWPHRVHPHSLVGKDCTDGVCRVRLRPHVSPRHSFNNLGIQCVRKKEIEAAIERKIQLGIDPYNAGSLKNHQEVDMNVVRICFQASYRDQQGQMRRMDPVLSEPVYDKKSTNTSELRICRINKESGPCTGGEELYLLCDKVQKEDISVVFSRASWEGRADFSQADVHRQIAIVFKTPPYEDLEIVEPVTVNVFLQRLTDGVCSEPLPFTYLPRDHDSYGVDKKRKRGMPDVLGELNSSDPHGIESKRRRKKPAFLDHFLPNHGSGPFLPPSALLPDTDFFPGPVSLPGLEPPGGPDLLDDSFAYDDATAPTLFTMLDMLPPAPPLASAVTGNGAAGPTVGEPSGPEPMTLDSYQAPGPGDGGTASLVGSNMFPNQYREVGFGGGLLSPGPEAT from the exons ATGCCGAGTCGCCGCGTCGCCAGACCGTCCGCTGCGCCGGAGCTGGGGGCCTTGG ggTCCGCTGACCTCTCCTCGCTCTCGCTCGCCGTTTCCAGGACCACGG ATGAATTGG AGATCATCGACGAGTACATCAAGGAGAACGGCTTTGGCCTGGAGGGGGCGCAGCCGGGCCCGGGCGAGGGACTGCCGCGCCTGGTGTCTCGCGGGGCCGCCTCCCTGAGCACCGTCACCCTGGGCCCcgcggcgcccccgcccccggccacgCCGCCGCCCTGGGGCTGTCCCCTGGGCCGGATCCTgcccccggccccgggccccgggccacGGCCGCACCTGGTCATCACGGAGCAGCCCAAACAGCGCGGCATGCGCTTCCGCTACGAGTGTGAGGGCCGCTCGGCCGGCAGCATCCTCGGGGAGAGCAGCACGGAGGCGAGCAAGACGCTGCCCGCCATCGAG CTCCGGGATTGTGGAGGGCTTCGGGAGGTGGAGGTGACCGCCTGCCTGGTGTGGAAGGATTGGCCTCACCGAGTCCACCCCCACAGCCTCGTGGGGAAAGACTGCACCGACGGCGTCTGCAGGGTGAGGCTCCGGCCTCATGTCAGCCCCCGGCACAG cTTTAACAATCTGGGCATCCAGTGTGTGAGGAAGAAGGAGATTGAAGCCGCCATTGAGCGGAAGATTCAGCTGGGCATCGACCCCTACAATG CTGGGTCCCTGAAGAACCATCAAGAGGTGGACATGAATGTCGTGAGGATTTGCTTCCAGGCCTCATATAGGGACCAGCAGGGACAGATGCGCCGGATGGACCCTGTGCTCTCTGAGCCCGTCTATGACAAGA AGTCCACAAACACGTCAGAGCTGCGGATTTGCCGAATTAACAAGGAGAGCGGGCCGTGCACGGGGGGCGAGGAGCTCTATCTGCTGTGCGACAAGGTGCAGAAAG AGGATATATCGGTGGTGTTCAGCAGGGCCTCCTGGGAAGGCCGGGCAGACTTCTCCCAGGCCGATGTGCACCGCCAGATCGCCATTGTGTTCAAGACACCGCCCTATGAGGACCTGGAAATCGTTGAGCCTGTGACCGTGAACGTCTTCCTGCAGCGGCTCACCGACGGGGTCTGCAGTGAGCCTCTGCCCTTCACGTACCTGCCTCGGGACCATG ACAGCTACGGAGTGGACAAGAAGCGGAAACGGGGGATGCCGGACGTCCTTGGGGAGCTGAACAGCTCCG ACCCCCATGGCATCGAGAGCAAACGGCGGAGGAAAAAGCCGGCCTTCCTGGATCACTTCCTGCCCAACCACGGCTCAG GCCCGTTCCTCCCGCCGTCAGCCCTGCTGCCGGATACAGACTTCTTCCCTGGCCCCGTGTCCCTACCCGGCCTGGAGCCCCCAGGGGGGCCGGACCTCCTGGACGACAGCTTTGCCTACGACGACGCCACAGCCCCCACACTCTTCACCATGCTGGACATGTTGCCCCCGGCGCCGCCACTCGCCAGCGCTGTCACGGGCAACGGGGCTGCAGGGCCCACTGTTGGAGAGCCTTCCGGCCCCGAGCCAATGACACTGGACTCAtaccaggccccaggccccgggGACGGGGGCACTGCCAGCCTTGTGGGCAGCAACATGTTCCCCAACCAGTACCGCGAGGTCGGATTTGGGGGAGGGCTCCTGTCCCCGGGGCCCGAGGCCACGTAG
- the RELB gene encoding transcription factor RelB isoform X1: MPSRRVARPSAAPELGALGSADLSSLSLAVSRTTDELVFASPAEIIDEYIKENGFGLEGAQPGPGEGLPRLVSRGAASLSTVTLGPAAPPPPATPPPWGCPLGRILPPAPGPGPRPHLVITEQPKQRGMRFRYECEGRSAGSILGESSTEASKTLPAIELRDCGGLREVEVTACLVWKDWPHRVHPHSLVGKDCTDGVCRVRLRPHVSPRHSFNNLGIQCVRKKEIEAAIERKIQLGIDPYNAGSLKNHQEVDMNVVRICFQASYRDQQGQMRRMDPVLSEPVYDKKSTNTSELRICRINKESGPCTGGEELYLLCDKVQKEDISVVFSRASWEGRADFSQADVHRQIAIVFKTPPYEDLEIVEPVTVNVFLQRLTDGVCSEPLPFTYLPRDHDSYGVDKKRKRGMPDVLGELNSSDPHGIESKRRRKKPAFLDHFLPNHGSGPFLPPSALLPDTDFFPGPVSLPGLEPPGGPDLLDDSFAYDDATAPTLFTMLDMLPPAPPLASAVTGNGAAGPTVGEPSGPEPMTLDSYQAPGPGDGGTASLVGSNMFPNQYREVGFGGGLLSPGPEAT, encoded by the exons ATGCCGAGTCGCCGCGTCGCCAGACCGTCCGCTGCGCCGGAGCTGGGGGCCTTGG ggTCCGCTGACCTCTCCTCGCTCTCGCTCGCCGTTTCCAGGACCACGG ATGAATTGG TTTTTGCTTCTCCCGCAGAGATCATCGACGAGTACATCAAGGAGAACGGCTTTGGCCTGGAGGGGGCGCAGCCGGGCCCGGGCGAGGGACTGCCGCGCCTGGTGTCTCGCGGGGCCGCCTCCCTGAGCACCGTCACCCTGGGCCCcgcggcgcccccgcccccggccacgCCGCCGCCCTGGGGCTGTCCCCTGGGCCGGATCCTgcccccggccccgggccccgggccacGGCCGCACCTGGTCATCACGGAGCAGCCCAAACAGCGCGGCATGCGCTTCCGCTACGAGTGTGAGGGCCGCTCGGCCGGCAGCATCCTCGGGGAGAGCAGCACGGAGGCGAGCAAGACGCTGCCCGCCATCGAG CTCCGGGATTGTGGAGGGCTTCGGGAGGTGGAGGTGACCGCCTGCCTGGTGTGGAAGGATTGGCCTCACCGAGTCCACCCCCACAGCCTCGTGGGGAAAGACTGCACCGACGGCGTCTGCAGGGTGAGGCTCCGGCCTCATGTCAGCCCCCGGCACAG cTTTAACAATCTGGGCATCCAGTGTGTGAGGAAGAAGGAGATTGAAGCCGCCATTGAGCGGAAGATTCAGCTGGGCATCGACCCCTACAATG CTGGGTCCCTGAAGAACCATCAAGAGGTGGACATGAATGTCGTGAGGATTTGCTTCCAGGCCTCATATAGGGACCAGCAGGGACAGATGCGCCGGATGGACCCTGTGCTCTCTGAGCCCGTCTATGACAAGA AGTCCACAAACACGTCAGAGCTGCGGATTTGCCGAATTAACAAGGAGAGCGGGCCGTGCACGGGGGGCGAGGAGCTCTATCTGCTGTGCGACAAGGTGCAGAAAG AGGATATATCGGTGGTGTTCAGCAGGGCCTCCTGGGAAGGCCGGGCAGACTTCTCCCAGGCCGATGTGCACCGCCAGATCGCCATTGTGTTCAAGACACCGCCCTATGAGGACCTGGAAATCGTTGAGCCTGTGACCGTGAACGTCTTCCTGCAGCGGCTCACCGACGGGGTCTGCAGTGAGCCTCTGCCCTTCACGTACCTGCCTCGGGACCATG ACAGCTACGGAGTGGACAAGAAGCGGAAACGGGGGATGCCGGACGTCCTTGGGGAGCTGAACAGCTCCG ACCCCCATGGCATCGAGAGCAAACGGCGGAGGAAAAAGCCGGCCTTCCTGGATCACTTCCTGCCCAACCACGGCTCAG GCCCGTTCCTCCCGCCGTCAGCCCTGCTGCCGGATACAGACTTCTTCCCTGGCCCCGTGTCCCTACCCGGCCTGGAGCCCCCAGGGGGGCCGGACCTCCTGGACGACAGCTTTGCCTACGACGACGCCACAGCCCCCACACTCTTCACCATGCTGGACATGTTGCCCCCGGCGCCGCCACTCGCCAGCGCTGTCACGGGCAACGGGGCTGCAGGGCCCACTGTTGGAGAGCCTTCCGGCCCCGAGCCAATGACACTGGACTCAtaccaggccccaggccccgggGACGGGGGCACTGCCAGCCTTGTGGGCAGCAACATGTTCCCCAACCAGTACCGCGAGGTCGGATTTGGGGGAGGGCTCCTGTCCCCGGGGCCCGAGGCCACGTAG
- the RELB gene encoding transcription factor RelB isoform X3, which yields MPSRRVARPSAAPELGALGSADLSSLSLAVSRTTEIIDEYIKENGFGLEGAQPGPGEGLPRLVSRGAASLSTVTLGPAAPPPPATPPPWGCPLGRILPPAPGPGPRPHLVITEQPKQRGMRFRYECEGRSAGSILGESSTEASKTLPAIELRDCGGLREVEVTACLVWKDWPHRVHPHSLVGKDCTDGVCRVRLRPHVSPRHSFNNLGIQCVRKKEIEAAIERKIQLGIDPYNAGSLKNHQEVDMNVVRICFQASYRDQQGQMRRMDPVLSEPVYDKKSTNTSELRICRINKESGPCTGGEELYLLCDKVQKEDISVVFSRASWEGRADFSQADVHRQIAIVFKTPPYEDLEIVEPVTVNVFLQRLTDGVCSEPLPFTYLPRDHDSYGVDKKRKRGMPDVLGELNSSDPHGIESKRRRKKPAFLDHFLPNHGSGPFLPPSALLPDTDFFPGPVSLPGLEPPGGPDLLDDSFAYDDATAPTLFTMLDMLPPAPPLASAVTGNGAAGPTVGEPSGPEPMTLDSYQAPGPGDGGTASLVGSNMFPNQYREVGFGGGLLSPGPEAT from the exons ATGCCGAGTCGCCGCGTCGCCAGACCGTCCGCTGCGCCGGAGCTGGGGGCCTTGG ggTCCGCTGACCTCTCCTCGCTCTCGCTCGCCGTTTCCAGGACCACGG AGATCATCGACGAGTACATCAAGGAGAACGGCTTTGGCCTGGAGGGGGCGCAGCCGGGCCCGGGCGAGGGACTGCCGCGCCTGGTGTCTCGCGGGGCCGCCTCCCTGAGCACCGTCACCCTGGGCCCcgcggcgcccccgcccccggccacgCCGCCGCCCTGGGGCTGTCCCCTGGGCCGGATCCTgcccccggccccgggccccgggccacGGCCGCACCTGGTCATCACGGAGCAGCCCAAACAGCGCGGCATGCGCTTCCGCTACGAGTGTGAGGGCCGCTCGGCCGGCAGCATCCTCGGGGAGAGCAGCACGGAGGCGAGCAAGACGCTGCCCGCCATCGAG CTCCGGGATTGTGGAGGGCTTCGGGAGGTGGAGGTGACCGCCTGCCTGGTGTGGAAGGATTGGCCTCACCGAGTCCACCCCCACAGCCTCGTGGGGAAAGACTGCACCGACGGCGTCTGCAGGGTGAGGCTCCGGCCTCATGTCAGCCCCCGGCACAG cTTTAACAATCTGGGCATCCAGTGTGTGAGGAAGAAGGAGATTGAAGCCGCCATTGAGCGGAAGATTCAGCTGGGCATCGACCCCTACAATG CTGGGTCCCTGAAGAACCATCAAGAGGTGGACATGAATGTCGTGAGGATTTGCTTCCAGGCCTCATATAGGGACCAGCAGGGACAGATGCGCCGGATGGACCCTGTGCTCTCTGAGCCCGTCTATGACAAGA AGTCCACAAACACGTCAGAGCTGCGGATTTGCCGAATTAACAAGGAGAGCGGGCCGTGCACGGGGGGCGAGGAGCTCTATCTGCTGTGCGACAAGGTGCAGAAAG AGGATATATCGGTGGTGTTCAGCAGGGCCTCCTGGGAAGGCCGGGCAGACTTCTCCCAGGCCGATGTGCACCGCCAGATCGCCATTGTGTTCAAGACACCGCCCTATGAGGACCTGGAAATCGTTGAGCCTGTGACCGTGAACGTCTTCCTGCAGCGGCTCACCGACGGGGTCTGCAGTGAGCCTCTGCCCTTCACGTACCTGCCTCGGGACCATG ACAGCTACGGAGTGGACAAGAAGCGGAAACGGGGGATGCCGGACGTCCTTGGGGAGCTGAACAGCTCCG ACCCCCATGGCATCGAGAGCAAACGGCGGAGGAAAAAGCCGGCCTTCCTGGATCACTTCCTGCCCAACCACGGCTCAG GCCCGTTCCTCCCGCCGTCAGCCCTGCTGCCGGATACAGACTTCTTCCCTGGCCCCGTGTCCCTACCCGGCCTGGAGCCCCCAGGGGGGCCGGACCTCCTGGACGACAGCTTTGCCTACGACGACGCCACAGCCCCCACACTCTTCACCATGCTGGACATGTTGCCCCCGGCGCCGCCACTCGCCAGCGCTGTCACGGGCAACGGGGCTGCAGGGCCCACTGTTGGAGAGCCTTCCGGCCCCGAGCCAATGACACTGGACTCAtaccaggccccaggccccgggGACGGGGGCACTGCCAGCCTTGTGGGCAGCAACATGTTCCCCAACCAGTACCGCGAGGTCGGATTTGGGGGAGGGCTCCTGTCCCCGGGGCCCGAGGCCACGTAG
- the RELB gene encoding transcription factor RelB isoform X7 — translation MPSRRVARPSAAPELGALEIIDEYIKENGFGLEGAQPGPGEGLPRLVSRGAASLSTVTLGPAAPPPPATPPPWGCPLGRILPPAPGPGPRPHLVITEQPKQRGMRFRYECEGRSAGSILGESSTEASKTLPAIELRDCGGLREVEVTACLVWKDWPHRVHPHSLVGKDCTDGVCRVRLRPHVSPRHSFNNLGIQCVRKKEIEAAIERKIQLGIDPYNAGSLKNHQEVDMNVVRICFQASYRDQQGQMRRMDPVLSEPVYDKKSTNTSELRICRINKESGPCTGGEELYLLCDKVQKEDISVVFSRASWEGRADFSQADVHRQIAIVFKTPPYEDLEIVEPVTVNVFLQRLTDGVCSEPLPFTYLPRDHDSYGVDKKRKRGMPDVLGELNSSDPHGIESKRRRKKPAFLDHFLPNHGSGPFLPPSALLPDTDFFPGPVSLPGLEPPGGPDLLDDSFAYDDATAPTLFTMLDMLPPAPPLASAVTGNGAAGPTVGEPSGPEPMTLDSYQAPGPGDGGTASLVGSNMFPNQYREVGFGGGLLSPGPEAT, via the exons ATGCCGAGTCGCCGCGTCGCCAGACCGTCCGCTGCGCCGGAGCTGGGGGCCTTGG AGATCATCGACGAGTACATCAAGGAGAACGGCTTTGGCCTGGAGGGGGCGCAGCCGGGCCCGGGCGAGGGACTGCCGCGCCTGGTGTCTCGCGGGGCCGCCTCCCTGAGCACCGTCACCCTGGGCCCcgcggcgcccccgcccccggccacgCCGCCGCCCTGGGGCTGTCCCCTGGGCCGGATCCTgcccccggccccgggccccgggccacGGCCGCACCTGGTCATCACGGAGCAGCCCAAACAGCGCGGCATGCGCTTCCGCTACGAGTGTGAGGGCCGCTCGGCCGGCAGCATCCTCGGGGAGAGCAGCACGGAGGCGAGCAAGACGCTGCCCGCCATCGAG CTCCGGGATTGTGGAGGGCTTCGGGAGGTGGAGGTGACCGCCTGCCTGGTGTGGAAGGATTGGCCTCACCGAGTCCACCCCCACAGCCTCGTGGGGAAAGACTGCACCGACGGCGTCTGCAGGGTGAGGCTCCGGCCTCATGTCAGCCCCCGGCACAG cTTTAACAATCTGGGCATCCAGTGTGTGAGGAAGAAGGAGATTGAAGCCGCCATTGAGCGGAAGATTCAGCTGGGCATCGACCCCTACAATG CTGGGTCCCTGAAGAACCATCAAGAGGTGGACATGAATGTCGTGAGGATTTGCTTCCAGGCCTCATATAGGGACCAGCAGGGACAGATGCGCCGGATGGACCCTGTGCTCTCTGAGCCCGTCTATGACAAGA AGTCCACAAACACGTCAGAGCTGCGGATTTGCCGAATTAACAAGGAGAGCGGGCCGTGCACGGGGGGCGAGGAGCTCTATCTGCTGTGCGACAAGGTGCAGAAAG AGGATATATCGGTGGTGTTCAGCAGGGCCTCCTGGGAAGGCCGGGCAGACTTCTCCCAGGCCGATGTGCACCGCCAGATCGCCATTGTGTTCAAGACACCGCCCTATGAGGACCTGGAAATCGTTGAGCCTGTGACCGTGAACGTCTTCCTGCAGCGGCTCACCGACGGGGTCTGCAGTGAGCCTCTGCCCTTCACGTACCTGCCTCGGGACCATG ACAGCTACGGAGTGGACAAGAAGCGGAAACGGGGGATGCCGGACGTCCTTGGGGAGCTGAACAGCTCCG ACCCCCATGGCATCGAGAGCAAACGGCGGAGGAAAAAGCCGGCCTTCCTGGATCACTTCCTGCCCAACCACGGCTCAG GCCCGTTCCTCCCGCCGTCAGCCCTGCTGCCGGATACAGACTTCTTCCCTGGCCCCGTGTCCCTACCCGGCCTGGAGCCCCCAGGGGGGCCGGACCTCCTGGACGACAGCTTTGCCTACGACGACGCCACAGCCCCCACACTCTTCACCATGCTGGACATGTTGCCCCCGGCGCCGCCACTCGCCAGCGCTGTCACGGGCAACGGGGCTGCAGGGCCCACTGTTGGAGAGCCTTCCGGCCCCGAGCCAATGACACTGGACTCAtaccaggccccaggccccgggGACGGGGGCACTGCCAGCCTTGTGGGCAGCAACATGTTCCCCAACCAGTACCGCGAGGTCGGATTTGGGGGAGGGCTCCTGTCCCCGGGGCCCGAGGCCACGTAG